The Apium graveolens cultivar Ventura chromosome 11, ASM990537v1, whole genome shotgun sequence genome has a window encoding:
- the LOC141697812 gene encoding AT-hook motif nuclear-localized protein 16-like, which produces MAGSADLTTVCKDAINHNNQDPDKGTDHRPGSEGDTLRRPRGRPTGSKNKPKPPIILTRDSANALRAHAMEVSPGCDVTESLTTFARRKQRGISVLSATGFVTDVSLRQPGSTGAILTLHGRFEILSLQGSILPPPAPPGLSIYLAGAQGQVVGGGVVGALIASGPVVIMAATFMNATYERLPLEEHEVAQNHHHHYQNIRQAQQQHHHFDISEFYGKPLNLPSNGSSVPPEIYTWTSGRETLSKT; this is translated from the coding sequence ATGGCTGGTAGTGCAGATCTTACCACAGTGTGCAAAGATGCTATAAACCACAATAACCAAGATCCTGACAAGGGCACAGACCACAGACCTGGAAGTGAAGGTGATACCCTGAGGAGACCCCGTGGCAGGCCTACAGGCTCAAAAAACAAGCCAAAGCCGCCCATAATCCTCACCAGAGACAGTGCAAATGCGCTCCGAGCACATGCCATGGAGGTGAGCCCTGGATGTGATGTGACTGAAAGCTTAACGACCTTTGCAAGGAGGAAACAGCGTGGAATTTCCGTGCTCAGTGCCACAGGCTTTGTAACTGATGTTTCACTGCGCCAACCGGGCTCAACAGGTGCCATTCTGACCCTCCACGGGCGGTTTGAAATTCTGTCACTCCAAGGGTCAATCTTGCCACCACCTGCCCCACCAGGGCTCAGTATATACTTGGCCGGTGCTCAGGGGCAAGTGGTGGGTGGTGGCGTAGTTGGTGCACTAATTGCATCTGGTCCAGTGGTGATTATGGCTGCTACTTTCATGAATGCCACTTATGAAAGGTTGCCCCTGGAAGAGCATGAAGTAGCACAAAATCATCACCACCATTACCAGAATATCCGCCAGGCACAGCAGCAGCATCACCACTTTGATATATCTGAATTTTATGGGAAGCCACTGAATTTGCCAAGTAATGGTAGTTCGGTGCCTCCGGAGATATATACATGGACATCAGGCCGTGAAACACTTTCCAAGACTTAA